One genomic window of Candidatus Neomarinimicrobiota bacterium includes the following:
- a CDS encoding YHS domain-containing protein has protein sequence MHEDPVCKMPVDGKHTYYLRSYKGTTYYFCCSSCKAKFEEDPARYLSQSDENNSGRTPNMTAE, from the coding sequence ATGCATGAAGATCCGGTCTGCAAGATGCCAGTGGACGGGAAGCATACCTATTATTTGCGATCGTACAAAGGGACGACGTATTACTTTTGCTGCTCCTCGTGCAAGGCCAAATTCGAAGAAGATCCCGCAAGATATTTGTCCCAATCCGATGAGAACAATTCGGGCCGCACCCCGAACATGACTGCTGAATAG
- a CDS encoding YHS domain-containing protein, producing the protein MRGKDPVCGMDVDPDNAAAQTEHNGKTYYFCAPGCKKAFEENPEKYT; encoded by the coding sequence ATGAGGGGAAAAGATCCGGTTTGCGGTATGGACGTCGATCCGGACAATGCCGCCGCACAGACTGAGCACAACGGGAAAACCTACTACTTTTGCGCTCCGGGATGTAAGAAGGCGTTTGAAGAAAACCCGGAAAAATACACTTAA